The Holophagales bacterium genome has a segment encoding these proteins:
- a CDS encoding DUF2277 domain-containing protein: MCRNIRTLHNFEPPATEEEIRDASLQFVRKLSGVTKPSRANEAAFGRAVDEVAAAARQLLSSLVTSAEPRNREVEAARAKARSADRFRETAR, encoded by the coding sequence ATGTGCAGGAACATCCGGACGCTCCACAACTTCGAGCCCCCGGCGACCGAGGAGGAGATCCGGGACGCCTCGCTCCAGTTCGTGAGGAAGCTGAGCGGCGTCACGAAGCCGTCGCGGGCGAACGAGGCCGCGTTCGGCCGGGCCGTCGACGAGGTCGCCGCGGCCGCGCGCCAGCTCCTCTCGTCGCTCGTGACGAGTGCGGAGCCGAGGAACCGAGAGGTGGAAGCGGCCCGCGCGAAGGCCCGCTCGGCGGACCGGTTCCGGGAGACCGCCCGGTGA
- a CDS encoding DUF1801 domain-containing protein, whose product MRTVKTDAPEPKSIDEYIATFPPGVRKILEDVRKTIRTAAPTAGEAIKYRMPTFTLNGNMVHFAAYTRHVGFYPTPSAIEKFSRELSAWKGAKGSVQFPLDEPMPLALISRIVRFRVKEQLELARRNRKAKLAASER is encoded by the coding sequence ATGAGAACAGTGAAGACCGACGCACCCGAACCGAAGAGCATCGACGAGTACATCGCGACCTTTCCGCCTGGCGTCCGGAAGATCCTGGAAGACGTGCGGAAGACGATCCGGACGGCGGCGCCGACCGCGGGCGAAGCGATCAAGTACCGGATGCCGACCTTCACCCTGAACGGCAACATGGTCCATTTCGCCGCCTACACCAGGCACGTCGGCTTCTACCCGACGCCATCGGCGATCGAGAAGTTCAGCAGGGAGCTCTCGGCGTGGAAGGGAGCGAAGGGCTCCGTCCAGTTCCCGCTCGACGAACCGATGCCGCTCGCGCTGATCAGCCGGATCGTGCGCTTCCGGGTGAAGGAGCAGCTCGAGCTGGCAAGACGGAATCGGAAAGCGAAGCTGGCGGCTTCCGAGCGCTGA
- a CDS encoding DUF3224 domain-containing protein, translating to MPRVSPSLPLSLLAIAFGASLALPAVSQPRSPAPAAARKEGPVSRRATGTFEVVLTPQATEAGPGVARMSIAKKLHGELEATSRGEMLAASTSVKGSAGYVAIEHVAGTLHGQEGTFVLQHTGTMTRGAPSLAVTVVPDSGTGKLTGLSGTMAIRIEDGEHFYDFEYSIAPALSAR from the coding sequence ATGCCGAGAGTCTCTCCGTCGTTGCCCCTGTCTCTCCTCGCCATCGCGTTCGGCGCGAGTCTCGCCTTACCGGCGGTCTCCCAGCCACGGTCGCCGGCCCCGGCGGCCGCCCGGAAGGAGGGTCCAGTGAGCCGTCGCGCGACCGGAACGTTCGAAGTGGTCCTGACGCCGCAGGCGACCGAAGCGGGACCGGGCGTCGCCCGCATGTCCATCGCCAAGAAGCTCCACGGGGAGCTCGAGGCGACGTCAAGGGGGGAGATGCTCGCCGCGAGCACGAGTGTGAAGGGCTCGGCCGGGTACGTCGCGATCGAGCACGTCGCCGGCACGCTGCATGGCCAGGAGGGCACGTTCGTCCTCCAGCACACGGGCACGATGACCCGGGGGGCCCCTTCCCTGGCCGTCACGGTCGTGCCCGACTCAGGAACCGGGAAGCTGACCGGGCTCTCGGGCACGATGGCGATCCGGATCGAAGACGGAGAGCACTTCTACGACTTCGAGTACTCCATCGCACCGGCCCTGAGCGCTCGGTAA
- a CDS encoding carbon-nitrogen hydrolase family protein has protein sequence MQSFRIALANIRFPESPGESVALAEEAIARASSERAGLVCFPECFVPGYRGSGKRVPPPSAEFLELAWSTIAAAAAKSSVAVVLGTERLVDGALRASALVIAPDGTFDGFQDKVQLDPSEDGLYSPGSGRRLFQIGPLTFGVAICHEGWRYPETVRWAARRGAQVVFHPHLHEAEPGGYVPATFADPANTFHEKAALCRAAENTCYFASVNYASAGSPTTSAVVRPDGTLLCHQEYGKEGLLVADLDLAAATGLLAARLKPV, from the coding sequence ATGCAGTCCTTTCGAATCGCGTTGGCCAACATTCGATTCCCGGAAAGTCCCGGGGAGTCGGTCGCGCTCGCCGAGGAGGCGATCGCCCGGGCGTCTTCCGAGCGCGCCGGCCTCGTCTGCTTTCCCGAATGCTTCGTTCCGGGCTACAGGGGATCGGGCAAGCGGGTGCCTCCGCCGAGCGCGGAGTTCCTCGAGCTGGCGTGGTCGACGATCGCCGCCGCCGCGGCGAAGTCCTCCGTCGCCGTCGTCCTCGGTACCGAACGTCTCGTCGACGGCGCGCTGCGGGCCAGCGCGCTCGTGATCGCTCCCGACGGGACGTTCGACGGTTTCCAGGACAAGGTCCAGCTCGACCCGTCCGAGGACGGCCTGTACTCCCCTGGCTCCGGGAGGCGGCTCTTCCAGATCGGCCCGCTGACGTTTGGAGTGGCGATCTGCCACGAGGGATGGCGATATCCCGAGACGGTCCGCTGGGCCGCCCGGCGCGGCGCCCAGGTCGTCTTCCACCCGCACCTCCACGAGGCCGAGCCGGGCGGCTATGTGCCCGCGACGTTCGCGGACCCCGCGAACACCTTTCACGAGAAGGCGGCGCTGTGTCGCGCGGCCGAGAACACCTGCTACTTCGCGAGCGTGAACTACGCGAGCGCGGGATCTCCGACCACCTCGGCGGTCGTGCGGCCCGACGGCACTCTGCTGTGTCACCAGGAGTACGGCAAGGAAGGCCTGCTCGTCGCGGACCTCGACCTCGCCGCGGCGACGGGCCTGCTCGCGGCCCGCCTCAAGCCCGTCTGA
- a CDS encoding MBL fold metallo-hydrolase, producing the protein MGVTNTVSGTRVDEVADGIYRISTPFPAVPGGFSFNQYLVADDEPLLFHTGPRTIFPLVAEAIASVLPPERLRFVGYSHFESDECGAMPHLLTVAPVAVPLCGGVSAMINGDAFDRPPRALADGETLSLGRHRLRWIDAPHLPHAWECGYLFEETTATLLCGDLFTQGGAANPPLTTSDILGPSEAFRKPMDYFSHARNVRALLAPLVAAQPKTLACMHGSAWQGDGAHLLGALADALDA; encoded by the coding sequence ATGGGCGTGACGAACACCGTCTCCGGCACCCGGGTCGACGAGGTGGCGGACGGCATCTACCGCATCAGCACCCCGTTCCCCGCAGTCCCCGGGGGTTTCTCCTTCAACCAGTATCTCGTCGCGGATGACGAGCCGCTCCTCTTCCACACGGGGCCGAGAACGATCTTCCCGCTCGTCGCCGAGGCGATCGCGAGCGTCCTCCCGCCGGAGCGGCTCCGTTTCGTCGGCTACTCCCACTTCGAGTCGGACGAGTGCGGGGCGATGCCACACCTCCTCACGGTGGCTCCCGTTGCAGTCCCGCTCTGCGGCGGGGTCAGCGCCATGATCAACGGCGACGCGTTCGACCGCCCGCCGAGGGCCCTTGCCGACGGCGAGACGCTCTCGCTCGGCCGGCACCGCCTCCGCTGGATCGACGCGCCCCACCTCCCCCACGCCTGGGAGTGCGGCTACCTCTTCGAGGAGACGACGGCCACCCTCCTCTGCGGGGACCTCTTCACCCAGGGGGGGGCCGCCAACCCGCCCCTGACGACGTCCGACATCCTCGGGCCTTCCGAGGCCTTCCGGAAGCCGATGGACTACTTCTCGCACGCGAGGAACGTCCGCGCGCTCCTCGCGCCCCTCGTGGCGGCGCAGCCGAAGACGCTCGCGTGCATGCACGGGAGCGCGTGGCAGGGGGACGGCGCGCACCTTCTGGGGGCGCTCGCCGACGCGCTGGACGCCTGA
- a CDS encoding SRPBCC family protein, with protein sequence MPNTIRFHRVLRASPDRVYRAFLDPDAMVKWLPPNGFTGKVHAMDARVGGSHRMSFTNFTTGSSHSFGGTYLELVPGERIRYTDAFDDPNLPGAMQVTVALKKVSCGTELEITQEGVPDAIPTEACYLGWQESLVLLAKLVEAEIQDGA encoded by the coding sequence ATGCCGAACACCATCCGCTTCCACCGCGTCCTCCGCGCCTCGCCCGACCGCGTGTACCGGGCGTTCCTCGACCCGGACGCGATGGTGAAGTGGCTCCCGCCGAACGGCTTCACCGGGAAGGTCCACGCGATGGACGCGCGCGTGGGGGGCTCCCACAGGATGTCGTTCACGAACTTCACCACCGGGTCGAGCCACTCCTTCGGCGGGACGTACCTCGAGCTCGTCCCCGGCGAACGGATTCGCTACACGGATGCCTTCGACGACCCGAATCTCCCGGGCGCGATGCAGGTGACGGTCGCGCTGAAGAAGGTCTCCTGCGGGACCGAGCTGGAAATCACGCAGGAAGGGGTCCCCGACGCGATCCCGACGGAGGCCTGCTATCTCGGCTGGCAGGAGTCGCTCGTGCTCCTCGCCAAGCTCGTCGAGGCCGAGATCCAAGACGGGGCGTGA
- a CDS encoding dihydrofolate reductase, whose protein sequence is MTKLRVASFSISIDGFGAGPRQSLENPLGFGGAQLHAWAFPTRTLRRKVFGSDGGTTGLDDDFVARGFENVGAWILGRNMFGPVRGPWPDGSWRGWWGEDPPYHVPVFVLTHHARPPLAMEGGTTFHFVTGGIHEALERAREAAQGRDVRLGGGPASIRQYLREGLVDELHLAIAPVLLGAGERLFEEIDLRALGYACTRHVASEHATHVILERAARP, encoded by the coding sequence ATGACGAAGCTGAGGGTCGCTTCCTTCTCGATCTCGATCGACGGGTTCGGCGCCGGGCCCCGCCAGAGCCTCGAGAACCCGCTCGGGTTCGGAGGCGCCCAGCTCCACGCCTGGGCCTTCCCGACCCGGACGCTCCGGCGGAAGGTCTTCGGCAGCGATGGCGGGACGACGGGCCTCGACGACGACTTCGTCGCGCGCGGGTTCGAGAATGTCGGCGCCTGGATCCTGGGCCGGAACATGTTCGGCCCGGTCCGCGGCCCGTGGCCCGACGGGAGCTGGAGAGGCTGGTGGGGCGAGGACCCGCCCTACCACGTCCCGGTCTTCGTCCTGACGCACCACGCGCGGCCTCCGCTCGCGATGGAGGGCGGAACGACGTTCCACTTCGTGACGGGAGGGATCCACGAGGCGCTCGAGCGGGCGCGGGAAGCGGCGCAGGGCCGCGACGTCCGCCTCGGGGGCGGCCCGGCCTCGATCCGGCAGTACCTGCGCGAGGGGCTCGTCGACGAGCTGCACCTCGCGATCGCCCCCGTCCTCCTCGGCGCCGGCGAGCGGCTCTTCGAGGAGATCGACCTCCGCGCGCTCGGCTACGCCTGCACGCGCCACGTCGCGTCCGAGCACGCGACGCACGTCATCCTGGAGAGGGCGGCTCGCCCCTGA
- a CDS encoding class A beta-lactamase-related serine hydrolase, giving the protein MSHGMRNRAVLAGILGALLLAPSALGQAFFPGNDEIRRRLDERLARGGGVGVVVGLLDAGGTRRFVAAGTSGSGVPLDEHALFEIGSITKTFTATLLADMVARGEVALDDPVAKYLPAGTRVPDRGGKAITLATLATHTSGLPRMPTNFRPADPKDPFADYTVARLYEFLASYELTRDPGESWLYSNIGYGLLGHALERRAGTPYATLVAQRLLGPLGMKETSVGFSPALQKRAVQGFDDAFAPAPMWDLGTLPAAGAIRSTAADMLAFAAANLLPGGDRLHGAMRVAHVPRVPMKEGQQVGLAWMVGRPGARTITWHWGGTGGFRTYLGLDLEARRAVVVLTNASQMWNDFGHNLLDPEAPLAPASADGLFAKLVRDEGLDAALARLRQLKAKEPSAWTFEEAHFNAAGYRLLGEKRAADAVKVFTLNTELFPLNGNPWDSLGEALLAAGEKEKAIAAYRRSVELDPKNVNGIEALEKLTKAP; this is encoded by the coding sequence ATGAGCCACGGCATGCGGAACAGGGCGGTCCTCGCGGGAATCCTCGGAGCGCTGCTCCTCGCGCCCTCCGCTCTCGGGCAGGCCTTCTTCCCCGGCAACGACGAGATCCGGCGCCGGCTCGACGAGCGCCTCGCGCGCGGCGGGGGCGTCGGCGTCGTGGTCGGGCTCCTCGATGCCGGCGGGACGCGACGTTTTGTCGCCGCGGGGACCTCGGGGAGCGGAGTCCCTCTCGACGAGCACGCCCTCTTCGAGATCGGCTCGATCACGAAGACCTTCACCGCGACCCTTCTCGCCGACATGGTCGCGCGCGGCGAGGTCGCCCTCGACGACCCGGTCGCGAAGTACCTTCCCGCAGGGACGCGTGTCCCGGACCGAGGGGGGAAGGCGATCACCCTCGCGACGCTGGCCACTCACACGTCGGGGCTTCCCCGGATGCCGACGAACTTCCGGCCGGCCGACCCGAAGGACCCGTTCGCCGACTACACCGTCGCCCGCCTCTACGAGTTCCTCGCCTCGTACGAACTGACGCGGGACCCGGGCGAGTCGTGGCTCTACTCCAACATCGGCTACGGCCTTCTCGGCCACGCGCTCGAACGGCGGGCGGGCACGCCGTACGCGACGCTCGTCGCCCAGCGCCTCCTCGGCCCGCTGGGGATGAAGGAGACGTCCGTCGGCTTCTCGCCGGCACTCCAGAAGAGAGCCGTCCAGGGCTTCGACGACGCGTTCGCGCCCGCGCCGATGTGGGACCTCGGGACTCTGCCCGCCGCAGGCGCGATCCGATCGACCGCGGCCGACATGCTCGCCTTCGCGGCGGCGAACCTGTTGCCGGGCGGCGACCGGCTCCACGGAGCGATGCGGGTGGCGCACGTGCCGCGCGTCCCGATGAAGGAGGGCCAGCAGGTGGGCCTCGCCTGGATGGTCGGGAGACCCGGCGCGCGGACGATCACCTGGCACTGGGGCGGCACCGGCGGGTTCCGGACCTACCTCGGGCTCGACCTCGAGGCCCGCCGGGCGGTCGTCGTCCTGACGAACGCGTCGCAGATGTGGAACGACTTCGGGCACAACCTCCTCGACCCGGAGGCCCCGCTCGCGCCCGCCTCGGCCGACGGGCTCTTCGCGAAGCTCGTCCGCGACGAGGGGCTCGATGCGGCCCTGGCGCGCCTGCGCCAGCTGAAGGCGAAGGAGCCGTCGGCCTGGACGTTCGAGGAAGCCCACTTCAACGCGGCGGGATACCGGCTCCTCGGGGAGAAGCGCGCGGCGGACGCGGTGAAGGTCTTCACGCTGAACACCGAGCTCTTCCCGCTGAACGGCAACCCCTGGGACAGCCTCGGCGAGGCCCTTCTCGCCGCCGGCGAGAAGGAGAAAGCGATCGCCGCCTACCGCCGCTCCGTGGAGCTCGACCCGAAGAACGTCAACGGCATAGAGGCGCTCGAGAAGCTGACGAAAGCGCCCTGA
- a CDS encoding LysR family transcriptional regulator, whose product MAGLDLQQLRAFHAVARFGGFSAAATRLHLTQSAVSHAVAKLERSAKVRLLDRRGRKVVPTPEGEILREACERVFATLEAAEEELRRERQRAEGRIRLGATVEFGTSVLMRHIRPFLEANPGIEMDFVLSHDLLTPLLRDDLDLAIDCVTHASPDLERTPLFREAFMVACAPDYLAAHRIEEPADLARCAVLSIDKGCAWWERFLGAFPKSRRPSFGRVVAINHLRGLITAAASGLGVLLAPSYSVKGELDRGALVPLFPTIRPLEDRFALYQKSGKARLAKHRLLTKYLQELTPAEFGA is encoded by the coding sequence ATGGCAGGGCTCGACCTCCAGCAGCTCCGCGCCTTCCACGCCGTCGCCCGGTTCGGCGGCTTCTCGGCCGCGGCCACTCGCCTCCACCTGACGCAGAGCGCGGTCAGCCACGCCGTCGCCAAGCTCGAGCGCTCTGCGAAGGTCCGGCTCCTCGACCGGCGCGGACGGAAGGTCGTCCCGACGCCCGAGGGAGAGATCCTCCGCGAAGCGTGCGAGCGGGTCTTCGCGACGCTCGAGGCCGCCGAGGAGGAGCTCCGGCGCGAGCGGCAGCGCGCCGAGGGGCGGATTCGCCTCGGCGCGACGGTGGAGTTCGGGACGAGCGTTCTGATGCGCCACATCCGGCCGTTCCTCGAGGCGAACCCCGGGATCGAGATGGATTTCGTCCTCTCGCACGACCTCCTGACGCCGCTCCTGCGCGACGACCTCGACCTCGCCATCGACTGCGTCACGCACGCCAGCCCCGACCTCGAGAGGACGCCCCTCTTCCGCGAGGCGTTCATGGTGGCCTGCGCGCCCGACTACCTCGCGGCGCACCGGATCGAGGAGCCGGCCGACCTCGCCCGCTGCGCCGTCCTCTCCATAGACAAGGGGTGCGCCTGGTGGGAGCGCTTCCTCGGCGCCTTCCCGAAGAGCCGCCGCCCCTCCTTCGGCCGCGTCGTCGCCATCAACCACCTCCGCGGCCTCATCACCGCCGCGGCGAGCGGCCTCGGCGTCCTTCTCGCGCCGAGCTACAGCGTCAAGGGAGAGCTCGACCGCGGTGCCCTCGTCCCGCTTTTTCCAACGATCCGTCCCCTCGAGGACCGCTTCGCCCTCTACCAGAAGTCCGGCAAGGCGCGCCTCGCCAAGCACCGCCTCCTGACGAAGTACCTCCAGGAGCTGACGCCGGCGGAGTTCGGGGCGTGA
- a CDS encoding glycosyltransferase family 4 protein produces MPNVLLEAGALGVPSVASTAGGMADLLTGGENGLTFPPGDVHECRRALVELAGMPLEALRRMGERLRATILRDFHHEAEASRYVKLLTETAGRTLRPATANAHTES; encoded by the coding sequence ATGCCGAACGTCCTCCTCGAAGCCGGGGCGCTCGGCGTCCCGTCCGTCGCCTCGACGGCCGGCGGCATGGCCGACCTCCTCACCGGCGGCGAGAACGGCCTGACGTTCCCTCCCGGCGACGTCCACGAGTGCCGCCGCGCGCTCGTCGAGCTCGCCGGAATGCCCCTCGAGGCGCTGCGCCGCATGGGCGAGCGCCTGCGAGCCACGATCCTCCGCGACTTCCACCACGAGGCCGAGGCCTCGCGGTACGTGAAGCTCCTGACGGAAACCGCCGGCCGCACCCTCCGGCCGGCCACCGCGAACGCGCACACGGAGAGCTGA
- a CDS encoding glycosyltransferase → MERGLPPSRRAVPRRRVRRATPVLAGPALAAWLSVPLVTLLRGNDFDTGLFSLRRGWALRDALARSAAVATVSRDHLRKVSALYPAADVRFIPNGIDPAEWSLVLTTSSGPRDGGPIT, encoded by the coding sequence CTGGAACGAGGTCTGCCGCCTTCCCGACGCGCCGTCCCACGTCGTCGCGTTCGGAGGGCCACGCCCGTCCTCGCCGGACCTGCCCTCGCGGCATGGCTCAGCGTTCCTCTCGTGACGCTCCTGCGCGGCAACGACTTCGACACGGGCCTCTTCTCGCTCCGGCGCGGGTGGGCGCTGAGGGACGCCCTCGCCCGCTCCGCCGCCGTCGCCACCGTCTCTCGCGACCATCTGCGGAAGGTCTCCGCGCTCTACCCTGCGGCCGACGTCCGCTTCATCCCCAACGGCATCGACCCGGCCGAATGGTCCCTCGTCCTCACGACCTCGAGCGGGCCGCGCGATGGCGGGCCGATCACGTGA
- a CDS encoding glycosyltransferase — MARFARRVFARSTAAASSTSSGTSGSPSTRSRRTWRSSASVRLPNFLDRAVAFGQHLSRLLDGAGDDLAGSPLPRPVVRRPDPRGSPPVRDRLRGQRLPSIGAAVRPSIAPRTSRRSVPPRASASTPPTGSSPLPGRRVASSQQGVPSSKIDVVTNGADPVPRPPVPSRPRCLPDLLAALQSPGGEGVDRSCVHLPASPTRKSSGLVVCGSGAVAPGALPRSWRRSSGWVNGSLALRLPQSELAPWLSNALLSVTLRACSRNVEQGCAPLKILESIAAGVPVVASDLPPVREIVTDGVEGRLVAPDRPAELASSHPPPPPLSRAPGRDGPVAREKAERELSWDRSVAPSQGRLPLAAARRSGITGHEPDPGGRACSRLSRRSGRSRLSRRRFWRRSGSPANANPGSHRPPAADRRVRPAERQGADADGLLHGGSLRPLARPPRRGGQRFVLPAPALCRRPRRCGLPPRDRPQTPEARPLEQLPAGRDAVFAVLKEDMEPGATMNVRLDLSSPTAKAKKTGDREAVRARHLPQGRRHDVRRPVVRRRHPPRRREPPAMGRDRRSRREPADEEDREENQDEDEVREAHDDLRHRRPPAQGVRRDEPPGGRGREGQGPRGEADDLPPRETGQGEIDRPDRSPGDLRHHLRGLQARPAGGRGGERVMTGCECKSGFFSLRDCDGAPAGSCSGCGRTVCSRHLSPASGFSQCLDCHARSAQQPGEEQTHPKGAAEDPALDDEWTYGARHRFYSSGYHPLYTGSHYNRYYDSYDTRSFDETEAGGNRD, encoded by the coding sequence ATCGCCCGTTTCGCCCGGCGCGTCTTCGCGAGGAGTACGGCGGCGGCCTCCTCTACGTCGTCGGGGACGAGCGGCTCCCCGTCCACCAGGTCGAGGAGGACGTGGAGATCGTCCGCTTCTGTGCGCCTCCCGAACTTCCTCGACCGGGCAGTCGCCTTCGGACAGCACCTCTCGCGTCTTCTCGACGGGGCGGGCGACGACCTCGCAGGTTCGCCACTTCCGAGACCCGTGGTCCGGCGTCCCGATCCTCGAGGGTCCCCACCGGTACGCGACCGTCTTCGAGGTCAACGCCTTCCATCCATCGGAGCTGCCGTACGCCCCTCGATCGCCCCGCGGACCTCGAGAAGATCCGTGCCGCCGAGGGCTTCTGCCTCGACGCCGCCAACCGGATCGTCACCCCTTCCCGGACGACGCGTGGCTTCGTCGCAGCAGGGCGTCCCCTCCTCGAAGATCGACGTCGTGACGAACGGCGCGGACCCCGTCCCACGGCCCCCCGTCCCTTCGAGGCCCCGATGCCTACCTGATCTACTTGCCGCGCTCCAGTCCCCGGGCGGAGAGGGCGTCGACCGCTCCTGCGTGCATTTGCCCGCCTCGCCGACCCGGAAGAGCTCCGGCCTCGTCGTCTGCGGCTCCGGTGCGGTCGCGCCCGGCGCGCTGCCGAGAAGCTGGCGGAGAAGCTCGGGCTGGGTGAACGGGTCCCTGGCGCTGAGGCTCCCGCAGTCGGAGCTCGCGCCGTGGCTCTCGAACGCCCTCCTCTCCGTCACCCTCCGCGCCTGCTCGCGCAACGTGGAACAGGGATGCGCCCCGCTGAAGATCCTCGAGTCGATCGCCGCGGGCGTCCCGGTCGTCGCCTCCGACCTCCCGCCGGTCAGGGAGATCGTCACGGACGGCGTCGAGGGGCGGCTCGTCGCTCCCGACCGGCCCGCCGAGCTCGCCTCGAGCCATCCGCCTCCTCCTCCACTTTCCCGGGCTCCGGGAAGAGATGGCCCGGTCGCGCGGGAGAAGGCCGAACGTGAGCTTTCCTGGGACCGCTCCGTCGCCCCTTCTCAAGGACGTCTACCGCTCGCTGCGGCCCGCCGCAGCGGCATCACCGGTCACGAACCCGACCCCGGAGGACGAGCATGTTCAAGGCTCTCAAGGCGTTCCGGTCGCTCTCGCCTGAGCAGAAGGCGCTTCTGGAGACGAAGCGGGTCTCCGGCGAATGCGAACCCCGGGTCTCATCGACCTCCTGCGGCCGATCGCCGAGTACGACCGGCTGAGCGACAAGGAGCGGATGCCGATGGGCTGCTCCACGGCGGCTCTCTTCGTCCTCTCGCTCGTCCTCCTCGTCGTGGCGGCCAACGTTTCGTTCTTCCTGCTCCCGCTCTCTGTCGCCGCCCTCGGCGGTGCGGTCTTCCTCCTCGTGACCGTCCTCAGACTCCGGAAGCTCGACCTCTCGAACAACTTCCGGCAGGTCGCGATGCCGTCTTCGCCGTCCTCAAGGAGGACATGGAGCCGGGCGCGACGATGAACGTGCGGCTCGACCTCTCGTCCCCGACGGCCAAGGCGAAGAAGACGGGGGACCGGGAAGCCGTACGAGCGAGGCATCTACCACAAGGTCGTCGACACGACGTACGTCGACCCGTGGTTCGGCGGCGGCACCCGCCTCGTCGACGGGAGCCTCCTGCAATGGGACGTGACCGACGAAGTCGTCGAGAGCCAGCGGACGAAGAGGACCGCGAGGAAAATCAAGACGAAGACGAAGTACGAGAAGCGCACGACGATCTCCGTCACCGTCGCCCTCCCGCACAAGGAGTACGCCGTGACGAACCTCCCGGCGGACGAGGGCGAGAAGGTCAAGGTCCGCGAGGCGAAGCGGACGACCTTCCGCCTCGCGAAACGGGTCAAGGCGAAATCGATCGACCCGATCGATCCCCGGGAGATCTTCGACATCATCTCCGAGGCCTACAAGCGCGTCCGGCCGGCGGTCGCGGAGGGGAGCGCGTCATGACGGGTTGCGAGTGCAAGAGCGGGTTCTTCTCCCTCCGCGACTGCGACGGGGCGCCGGCCGGCTCCTGCTCCGGGTGCGGCCGCACGGTCTGCTCCCGGCACCTCTCGCCGGCGAGCGGCTTCTCGCAGTGCCTCGACTGCCACGCGCGCTCTGCGCAGCAGCCCGGCGAGGAGCAAACTCACCCGAAGGGTGCCGCCGAGGACCCCGCCCTCGACGACGAGTGGACCTACGGCGCGCGCCACCGCTTCTATTCCTCCGGCTATCACCCGCTCTACACCGGCTCGCACTACAACCGCTACTACGACAGCTACGACACCCGCTCCTTCGACGAGACGGAGGCCGGCGGAAACCGAGACTGA